One genomic segment of Bacteroidota bacterium includes these proteins:
- a CDS encoding 4Fe-4S dicluster domain-containing protein, with product MQRYDVTFQLTSPTAKFTAMERVGMVILGLGLLTWVVALWGIGIDQPALMFWGGLAAIATSAFIYFQRYLNRPAGINNDGVWLNSAMAGVKGLVGWTLGIVFTGFYIILYWQDAWLANFVTIFEPLSQLLRNQPADKWFMYGTLYTLAVLIMGVRMLYKYRHNKYQILRTISVMFFQLGFAFLIPSLLVMFNQPEFYFSYFWPLKYDYLWPSSIDWLTGSGKLGVFMVFWGGLMFFLATPILTFFYGKRWYCSWVCGCGGLAETLGDPFRHLSDNSVKAWKYERYIIHGVVVFVVVTTALLWTNSATSGAVLGQASASFSKWYGFLIGLIFAGVVGTGFYPIFGNRVWCRFGCPMAATLGMLQKWFSRFRITTNGGQCISCGNCSTYCEMGIDVRWYAQRGQNIVRSSCVGCGVCAAVCPRGVLKLENGPREHRYNGPVLIHNDRVSVVLDDDWQAETKGMMPVHQEDIPVLTDSDWKGMG from the coding sequence ATGCAGCGATACGACGTTACTTTTCAATTGACAAGCCCAACCGCCAAGTTTACGGCGATGGAGCGGGTGGGGATGGTTATTCTGGGCCTCGGGCTCCTTACCTGGGTTGTGGCCCTGTGGGGGATTGGCATCGACCAGCCGGCCCTCATGTTCTGGGGCGGACTGGCCGCCATTGCAACGAGTGCTTTCATCTATTTCCAGCGCTACCTCAACCGGCCGGCAGGCATCAACAACGATGGCGTGTGGCTGAACTCCGCCATGGCCGGCGTGAAAGGCCTGGTTGGCTGGACCCTCGGCATTGTATTTACCGGCTTCTACATCATCCTCTACTGGCAAGACGCGTGGCTGGCCAACTTCGTAACCATTTTTGAGCCGTTGAGTCAGCTGCTGCGCAATCAGCCGGCAGATAAATGGTTCATGTACGGCACCCTTTACACCCTTGCTGTACTCATAATGGGCGTGCGGATGCTTTACAAGTATCGCCACAACAAATACCAGATTCTGCGCACCATTTCAGTGATGTTCTTCCAACTCGGCTTTGCGTTCCTCATTCCCTCGCTGCTGGTGATGTTCAACCAGCCCGAGTTTTACTTTTCCTACTTCTGGCCCCTCAAGTACGACTACCTCTGGCCTTCAAGCATCGATTGGCTAACGGGCTCTGGTAAGCTCGGCGTGTTTATGGTCTTTTGGGGAGGATTGATGTTCTTCCTCGCCACACCCATCCTCACGTTCTTTTATGGCAAAAGATGGTATTGCTCCTGGGTATGCGGTTGTGGCGGACTGGCTGAAACCCTGGGTGACCCGTTCAGGCATCTGTCTGATAATTCCGTCAAAGCCTGGAAATATGAGCGGTACATTATCCACGGCGTTGTTGTCTTTGTTGTTGTAACCACGGCGTTACTCTGGACGAACTCTGCGACAAGTGGGGCAGTGCTCGGACAAGCTTCAGCGTCGTTCTCCAAGTGGTATGGATTTCTTATCGGGTTGATCTTTGCCGGCGTGGTAGGCACCGGCTTCTATCCGATCTTCGGCAACCGTGTCTGGTGCCGCTTTGGCTGCCCCATGGCGGCTACGCTCGGGATGCTGCAGAAATGGTTCTCCCGCTTCCGCATCACCACCAACGGCGGCCAGTGTATTTCCTGCGGCAACTGCTCCACGTATTGTGAAATGGGCATCGACGTCCGCTGGTACGCCCAGCGCGGCCAGAATATCGTTCGTTCTTCCTGCGTGGGTTGTGGTGTATGCGCAGCAGTATGTCCCCGCGGTGTACTGAAACTCGAAAACGGCCCGCGCGAGCACCGCTACAACGGCCCGGTCCTCATCCACAATGACCGCGTTTCTGTTGTGTTGGATGATGACTGGCAGGCAGAGACCAAAGGCATGATGCCGGTTCACCAGGAAGACATTCCGGTACTGACGGATAGCGACTGGAAAGGGATGGGTTGA
- a CDS encoding FAD-dependent oxidoreductase codes for MSKNVVIIGNGIAGVTAARYIRKWSDFNITIISAETKHFFSRTALMYIYMGHMRYQDTKPYEDHFWEKNRIDLIHDRVTGIDAAGKSLSLEQGNAINYDVLIIATGSKSRFFGWPGQDLKGVQGLYGIPDLEAMETYTKDINRAVVVGGGLIGIEMVEMLHSRNIPVTFLVRETNYFEHLFPLEESQIINQEIRDHHVDLQLQTELKEALGDNDGRVRAIVSSKDEEIPCQFLGLTTGVAPNIGIVEASDVETNRGVLVDEFLQTNMPDVYAIGDCAEFREDGIGYRRIDQLWYTGRHQGKTVARTICGVQQRYNPPLFFNSAKFFSIEYQTYGTISAKPEEGIETLLWISDRKKELIRINYRKDNQQVVGFNLLGIRFRHALCEKWLLEKRTIDYVLTHLAEANFDPEFYKKYEPELVATYNRQNPDNPVQMAPKKGVLANIFG; via the coding sequence ATGTCTAAAAACGTAGTAATCATCGGAAACGGGATCGCCGGCGTTACGGCAGCCCGGTATATCCGGAAGTGGAGTGATTTCAACATCACCATCATATCCGCCGAGACCAAACACTTTTTCTCTCGCACCGCCCTCATGTACATCTACATGGGCCACATGCGGTACCAGGATACCAAACCGTACGAAGACCACTTCTGGGAGAAAAACCGGATTGACCTGATCCACGACCGCGTGACGGGTATCGATGCCGCCGGCAAATCGCTGAGTCTCGAACAAGGCAATGCGATCAACTACGATGTGCTGATCATCGCCACAGGCTCCAAGTCGCGCTTCTTTGGCTGGCCAGGGCAAGACCTGAAAGGCGTGCAGGGGCTGTATGGCATTCCCGACCTCGAAGCAATGGAAACCTACACCAAAGACATCAACCGGGCTGTGGTTGTTGGTGGGGGACTGATTGGCATTGAGATGGTGGAGATGCTGCATTCGCGTAACATACCCGTTACATTTCTGGTGCGCGAGACCAATTACTTCGAGCACCTGTTTCCGCTTGAGGAGTCGCAGATCATTAACCAGGAAATTCGCGATCACCATGTAGACTTGCAGTTACAAACTGAGCTTAAAGAAGCCTTGGGCGACAATGACGGGCGGGTGCGCGCGATTGTGTCCAGCAAAGACGAAGAAATTCCCTGCCAATTTCTTGGCCTCACCACGGGGGTTGCGCCCAACATTGGGATTGTAGAAGCGTCGGATGTGGAAACCAACCGCGGAGTGCTGGTAGACGAATTTTTGCAGACCAACATGCCGGATGTGTACGCGATTGGCGACTGCGCTGAGTTTCGGGAAGATGGGATTGGCTACCGCCGGATTGACCAGCTCTGGTACACCGGCCGGCACCAGGGGAAAACCGTTGCCCGCACCATTTGCGGCGTACAGCAACGATACAATCCACCGCTTTTCTTCAACTCCGCCAAGTTCTTCTCAATTGAGTACCAGACCTACGGGACCATCTCTGCCAAACCAGAAGAAGGCATCGAAACGCTGCTCTGGATTAGCGATCGGAAGAAAGAGCTCATCCGCATCAACTACCGGAAAGACAACCAGCAGGTTGTTGGATTCAATTTACTGGGCATCCGGTTTCGCCACGCGCTTTGCGAAAAGTGGCTGCTGGAGAAACGCACCATTGACTATGTGTTGACCCATCTGGCTGAAGCGAATTTCGACCCGGAATTCTACAAGAAATACGAGCCCGAGCTGGTAGCAACCTACAACCGGCAAAACCCGGACAATCCCGTGCAAATGGCGCCGAAGAAAGGCGTCCTTGCAAACATCTTTGGATAA
- a CDS encoding NAD(+)/NADH kinase, with protein sequence MTYGITGNITKQEIWTPIGTLVAWLLKESIPFVLETAVASGLVKRELLSSEHAAKYGNPNLPQASDVILSFGGDGTLLSTAHNVGAHQTPILGVNFGRLGFLADTEVSNLNDTIRRLEQGAYRIQERMVLEARFEGKEGPEVHWALNDFVLERSLMPQLISVEVSVDGAPLTTYWADGLIISTPTGSTAYALSVGGPILAPGSNVMALTPIAPHTLTVRPLVLPASAIITADVQANNFVFAADGRSTSFEGTSPQFSIKRAQHSVRLIKLPEQDYFQTLRSKLRWSGR encoded by the coding sequence GTGACGTACGGTATCACAGGAAATATCACCAAGCAGGAAATCTGGACCCCCATCGGGACCCTCGTCGCCTGGTTGCTAAAAGAGAGTATCCCCTTTGTGTTGGAAACAGCTGTAGCTTCAGGATTGGTGAAGCGCGAACTGCTCAGCAGCGAGCACGCTGCAAAGTATGGCAATCCGAACCTGCCGCAAGCCTCAGACGTGATTCTTTCATTTGGTGGTGATGGCACACTGTTGTCCACCGCGCATAACGTAGGCGCACACCAGACCCCAATACTCGGCGTCAACTTTGGCCGGCTCGGGTTTCTTGCAGATACAGAAGTAAGCAACCTCAACGATACAATTCGCCGGCTTGAGCAAGGTGCCTACCGGATACAGGAGCGGATGGTACTGGAAGCCCGGTTTGAAGGCAAAGAAGGCCCTGAAGTGCACTGGGCGCTAAACGACTTTGTACTAGAGCGCAGCCTGATGCCGCAGCTGATCTCGGTGGAAGTCAGTGTAGACGGTGCCCCACTCACAACCTACTGGGCAGATGGCTTGATTATCTCAACCCCCACCGGGTCCACAGCGTACGCGCTGTCCGTTGGTGGCCCCATCCTCGCGCCAGGCAGCAACGTGATGGCATTGACCCCGATTGCGCCGCATACACTGACAGTTAGGCCTTTGGTATTGCCGGCGTCTGCCATCATTACCGCCGACGTACAGGCCAACAACTTTGTCTTCGCCGCTGACGGCCGCAGCACCAGCTTCGAAGGCACCAGCCCCCAGTTCTCCATCAAACGCGCTCAACACAGCGTAAGGCTGATTAAATTGCCTGAACAAGATTATTTTCAAACCTTGAGGTCGAAGCTTCGGTGGAGCGGCAGGTAA